One window of the Cryptomeria japonica chromosome 7, Sugi_1.0, whole genome shotgun sequence genome contains the following:
- the LOC131072408 gene encoding nucleolar GTP-binding protein 1: MVQYNFKKITVVPSGKDFVDIILSRTQRQTPTVVHKGYAISRLRQFYMRKVKFTQQNFHDKLSAIIDDFPRLDDVHPFYGDLLNVLYDKDHYKLALGQINTARNLIAKVAKDYVRLIKYGDSLYRCKSLKVAALGRMCTIVKRIGPSLAYLEQVRQHMARLPSIDPNTRTILICGYPNVGKSSFINKITRADVDVQPYAFTTKSLFVGHTDYKYLRYQVIDTPGILDHPLEDRNTIEMLSITALAHLKAAVLFFLDVSGSCGYSIAQQAALFHSIKPLFANKPLIVVCNKIDLQPLETLAEEDAKLVAEMRAEAAKNIGGFFGNQEGGDDGVLLSMSALKEEGVIAVKNAACERLLEQRVEIKMKSQKISSCLNRIHVAMPKPRDGKERLPCIPQAVLDARARAAKEARNLEKDIENENGGAGVYSASLKKRYILANEEWKEDDIPEIMDGHNVADFIDPDILQRLEELEREEGLRMAGEGDEDDEMEEVELNPDEKEALAAIRKKKKMLVVEHRLKKSTAESRPTVPRKFDKNREYGLNRMGRHLSGLGLDPSAAIERIRSRSLSRQGRKRERSIGVEENADAMDIDQPNKKQRLLSRSRSRSRPPGEVVPGDGFKDSAQKLKAIKIGKKASKKRNKDARKGEADRVIVNLKPKHLFSGKRSIGKTDRR; the protein is encoded by the coding sequence atggtgCAGTATAATTTCAAGAAGATAACGGTGGTGCCCTCGGGAAAGGATTTTGTGGACATAATTTTATCGAGAACACAGCGGCAGACTCCCACAGTCGTGCATAAGGGCTATGCAATCTCCCGCCTCCGCCAATTTTACATGCGCAAGGTAAAATTTACACAACAGAATTTTCATGACAAGCTTTCAGCTATAATAGACGATTTTCCCCGCCTAGATGATGTGCATCCATTTTACGGAGATCTGTTAAATGTTTTATATGACAAAGATCACTACAAGTTGGCCCTTGGCCAGATCAATACTGCCCGCAATCTCATTGCCAAAGTAGCTAAAGACTATGTTAGGCTGATAAAATATGGGGATTCCCTTTATCGCTGCAAATCTTTGAAGGTTGCTGCACTTGGACGGATGTGCACCATTGTTAAGAGAATTGGGCCGAGTTTGGCTTACCTTGAACAGGTCAGACAGCATATGGCAAGGTTGCCGTCTATTGACCCAAATACCAGGACTATTTTGATCTGTGGGTACCCTAATGTGGGCAAGAGTTCTTTTATTAATAAGATTACTAGGGCGGATGTGGATGTGCAACCCTATGCTTTTACTACTAAGTCTCTGTTTGTCGGGCATACTGATTATAAGTATTTGAGGTACCAGGTTATTGATACCCCTGGTATTTTGGACCACCCCTTGGAGGACAGGAACACCATTGAGATGCTCAGTATTACTGCATTGGCTCATTTGAAGGCGGCTGTTTTGTTTTTCCTTGATGTTTCGGGATCATGTGGTTATAGCATTGCGCAACAGGCAGCTCTGTTTCATAGCATAAAACCTTTGTTTGCCAATAAGCCTCTTATTGTAGTTTGTAATAAGATTGATTTGCAGCCACTAGAGACACTAGCGGAGGAGGATGCAAAATTGGTTGCGGAGATGAGGGCTGAGGCTGCGAAAAATATAGGTGGGTTTTTTGGGAATCAGGAAGGGGGGGATGATGGCGTGCTACTCTCTATGAGTGCTCTGAAGGAAGAAGGGGTGATTGCGGTGAAGAATGCGGCATGCGAGAGGTTGTTGGAGCAGAGGGTGGAAATTAAGATGAAGTCACAGAAGATCAGTAGTTGTCTCAATAGGATTCATGTTGCAATGCCCAAGCCGCGAGATGGTAAAGAGAGGCTCCCTTGTATTCCTCAAGCTGTTTTGGATGCTAGGGCGCGTGCTGCCAAGGAGGCCAGGAACCTGGAGAAGGATATTGAGAATGAGAATGGTGGGGCTGGAGTTTACTCTGCAAGCTTGAAGAAGCGATATATTTTGGCTAATGAAGAGTGGAAAGAAGATGATATTCCTGAAATTATGGATGGACACAATGTTGCAGACTTTATTGATCCAGATATCTTGCAGAGACTTGAGGAACTGGAGAGGGAAGAAGGACTTAGAATGGCAGGTgaaggtgatgaggatgatgagatgGAGGAAGTGGAGTTGAATCCGGATGAAAAAGAAGCTCTGGCTGCAattaggaagaagaagaagatgcttgTCGTGGAACACAGATTGAAGAAGAGTACCGCAGAGAGCAGGCCTACCGTACCAAGGAAGTTTGACAAGAACAGGGAATATGGCTTAAACAGAATGGGAAGACATCTTTCTGGTTTGGGCCTGGATCCTTCAGCAGCAATAGAGAGAATTCGAAGTAGATCATTGTCTCGTCAAGGTCGCAAGCGAGAGAGGTCCATTGGAGTGGAGGAAAATGCTGATGCCATGGATATTGATCAGCCAAACAAGAAGCAGCGTCTGTTATCACGCTCGAGATCCAGGTCTAGGCCTCCTGGTGAAGTTGTTCCAGGAGATGGTTTCAAGGACTCAGCTCAAAAATTGAAAGCAATTAAAATTGGCAAGAAGGCATCAAAGAAGAGAAACAAGGATGCCCGCAAGGGAGAGGCTGATAGAGTGATAGTGAACCTGAAACCAAAGCATTTGTTTTCTGGCAAGCGATCTATTGGAAAAACAGACAGACGTTAA